The genome window cctctcatttctttacatcaccataaatagtaagttttttcaatcattacacccactatcttcccccactatctcatatttaacaataaaaactactattacacccactactttcctccactatctcaaatctattattaaatattgatgggtcccaccactttacccacttttcatctaactttactcatttttcatactttGTCTTGGtttccgtgtccccctccaatgtaaacaattgagggggacggagggagtattttataataaattttcttggGTAGGTTAAGAAACTTTACCTTCCGAAACATTGCAGAAGATATACCATTTGGTGAACaataatcatatatttgtaACACTAATCACTAATTTAGACAacatgatatatttaaaatatattcaggGTGCTGggctatgcatatatatatatatatataatatttgaaatattttattttttattcgggTTGGTTTGGTTCGGCCTAAAAATATTCAAACCCGTAACCAACCCAATTTAATcgggtttatatttttttttaaaccaaatacATATCGGGTTAAAAAAATCGGGTTGGTTCGGTCGAAAAGTGATTGGTTCGGGTTGGTTTGGTCGGTTTTACGaaaccgtgtacacccctaataCTTATATCTGTATGGACACACAATCTATTAATTTGTGCAACTGATTTTGTGTTAGCAAAAAATTGATCGAAGGAATTGACATTCACCCTCCTTGTTATTCAGTCTCGCTCAGAAACCAAACAAAAGTTATGGTGTTTCTGAtatgaagtttaaaattttaatatacatattcAAATAGTGTGACGTTGGGTATAATACGACGTTGGGTATAATCGTTGTCTAAATGAGATcggtaagagcatctccaacggcgttggttataatcgttggctaaattggacctgtaagactttatgtaaaatttgctgaaccggtaacacattttgcttcaatggtattggctatcttggttggctataatttaaaaatagtatgttattaatatttcaaattgttaaaatagaatatatcagttcaatatggtaataaatgatgtgcaatcttcctacagatttttttacagacctgtagaggttcgacaaatttagccatccataggaggttggctaaaattatggaCAACAGGTGGGCGTGGTTGGAGTGTACTTTTTTGACgatgttggctataatttttaattatggtatgccaactcacattttagctaagggtactctatggttggagatgctctaagagcaagtccaacactatgctaaggggttcctaaaaatattataaaataatatgtcttagtgatttagcacaagatttagcacatgagctccaatagtactccctatattcattccctattattataataatattaaatttaaacaactttggtgtggaggagagagggaaatgatgtggagaagagagagaaatgaatattttaatgataaaaatagtttaggagtggctagcatattctaaaaatagggaaggggaagcttgtgctagtgatttagcacatcactagcatagtgttggagtgcaattttatcccatattccttatttttggatttaagacttgatttagcacacctattggacttgctccaagacattatgtaaaatttgttgaatttgtaagacattttgcttcagtGACATTGACTATattgttgattataatttaaaaatagtatgttattaatattttaaattgttaaaattgaatatactatagatttcttacagacctgtagaggttcgacaaatttagccatttCATAAGAGCGTCTTCAACATCGTTGGCTAAATGAGACATGTAAgacgttatgtaaaatttgctgaatttgtgagacattttgcttcaatggtattggctatattggttggctataatttaaaaatagtatgttattaatattttagattgttaaaatagaatatatcaatttaatatggtaataaatgatgtgcaatcttcctacagatttcttacagacctgtaaaggttcgacaaatttagtcatccataggagattggctaaatttatagacaacagctgggcatggttggagttgagagttattggttaaatttttttattttaagtatgccaactcaccttttaccCAAAGGATttcgatggttggagatgctctaagaggctggctaaaattatagatgcTCTAAGAGgctggctaaaattatagacaacggCTGACTATGATTGGAGTATGAATTTTTcaagctgttggctaaattttttatttttggcatgtcAACTCATATTTTAGCTAAAGGTTTTGAATGGTTGGAGATGATCTAAGAATAatgttacaaaataatataatattcaaaaatatatggTGATAGAAGGGTATGTATTTTGTTTTTCCTTATTTCATACTAGTTGtcaaagccgcgcttcgcggcggcatAAAATAGctattcataaattatgaaataGAATAATATAAAGAAGTTGTAATAATAGTGGCGTAAATATTGTAGAAATACGTAAaagatgaaaattttaatataatgtaaAATAAACTATCCACTACTGAAACCAAATAGCAGTTACCTCAAATTGTATGATTGATACTAAGTAATGTTATCCTATCTAAATCTTAAACTTAAAAATAGGCTTGTATAAATCTTAAACTTAAAAATAGGCTTGTATAGAACAATGTTTGATTTCTAATTTGCGTCTCCATTATCAttagcatcatcatcatcatcatcatccagcACCACCATCTTCCTCCTTTTCCTAACCTCGACAGTAGGTTTCACTCCACCTTCCACCTTGTTGCCGCCACTTTCCTCTGCGTCATCTATCATGCTTGCTTTCCTTTTCCCACATTCGCGAGGAGGTTCCATTCCATCATTGCATGTGAGTTTGTCTTTGACATTGGCACGAATCTACATATATTAAATTGTGTTAGAACTAACAGTAAATAGAATATCAATATCGGGAGGAAGATACTTTCATTATATAGTTATTAACTATGAACATACCTCAAGGGCCTTCTTTGACTCATATTCATGTTCCAAACACTTCCTTGGCTCATATGTCTCAGACACGGTGTAGTTTGCATATCCTTGTTTGAAGTTATAATGATTCAATCTCAACCTGTATATGAATTCCTTGCCTATAAGTGTATTTAGCTCTTTGGGAAGATCACTATCGCCGGAAGTCAATTTATTAACCAATTTTTTGGCGGAAGTGTCGAGTAAGCGCTCGACTATGTTGTTGAATAAAGTGAGAGTTGTAGTTCCAGTGTGATCTTTAATGTGTACGTGTACTTTGAACCTGCAAGTGCAagaattgaaatataaattgaatACGTCAAACATGAATCTCTAACGCATACCGAGAGAGTAAGACAACTTACATCACAAGAGGataatcaataattttgttacAGCACTTGTAATCTCCGTCCTCTGCTTCGACTTTTTTCCCACATGATTTGCAGGCTACATAGTACCACCCAAATTGGTTATCGATCTCAAATATCTCCCCTTTCACGGTAACAACATATTCCTGTTTAGACGTTTACAAAATGTAATATCAGTTACCGTACGGAGCATATATGTCAAGGTGTATGTTGTTAGAAGTTGGCAACGAAAAAGTGTTACCTACAGATCCTCACTCCACTTGGAATCCACCAGCTCTTTAATACTCATCCGGTGAAAGAACATCTTTTCTTCGAGTgtgtatttatttgaattagagCTCTCAATAAACTTCAATTTTGTAGAGTGTTGTGCAAATCTCTCTCGGAGTGTCATCACATATGGGATGTCCAAATTCATGTATATCTTGCTGTTGTTTGTTGAGTTGAAAGAGACGGCACCTGTATCATGACATCATTGAGATGTAAGATGATTGGAATTAAGCTAAGCATATGTATGTTGGTTTTTGCCCGTACTTAATAAGTGCATGAAGTATATAACCCtttgtataatttttgtaattttttgacAGGATATAGATAAATAGCTAAAGAATAGTAATCATAAAAGAGAtgtaattctaagtagttaagaaatattAATCTTAACAGAAATATAACAGCTAAAACTtatgaaattctaagtagttaataaGTAGGAATATTAAAAGAGaagagagataattctaaacagTTAAGAAATAGTAAtcataaaagaaatataataaataaaatctatgaaattctaagtggttaagaaataggaatgttaaaagaaatataatagttaaaatATACGAATTAAAcatgaatataattattattgttttaaaagaaatataattattaagaaaCATGAATCATAAATCAAAAAAGTGAATACTTTAATTTGACGTGGCGTTTCTAGAATTGTtggatttagtcttataattttcttaattaaatttctaataaaagataatattataatctaaaaatcataaaaggagtagaattatatttattgcTTAGAATCCCATTTATTATTTAGAAAAggaatagaattatatttatttaatataacaatCACAGAACAAATATACATGTCATGTTAAAAGGAACTCCATTGGTGGTTGTTACCTTTGAATTTCTTAATTGTCGTTGATGTAACAATTATGATATGAGGGCTGTCTTCTTCTTTGTATATTTTTGGGTCGAACTGCTCGATGTGCTTTCCCCACAGAGTAATAGTTGCATTGACTGAGCTgttgaaaattagaaaattggATTCATTAGCTGTCTGTGAATAAAGCATACACATATAATAGATTTGGGTAGTTTGTTGATGGTCGGAAGAGCGTGTGTTTTTGGTTCTATATACTGTGTATAACTTACTGGTTTGTTATGATATGAAGATCTCTCTTCTTCCAGTTGTTCCCTACGATATCAACTTCGCCAATACCAGACAGAAGACCCACAACATCTGCACCATTATCATagaataaatattagttttgtaATGGTTGGATGTCCAATTATGCTGATAGATATCTCCGTGAATGCGTATGTAAATAGATTTGCTTTAAACCTGTTAGTATAGCTGGGTCATTCAATCTTGATTCAATGTCATCAGGCATCACAAACTGGAAGCCATGCCTTGGAATCTGAACAGtgtcttcttgaagctttttcgGGGATGTTGTAGCTAAGAATATGCACTTGAATTCACTTGAGAGAGGCCTGTAATCTCCTGTAGCTTTTACGACTTGCAGATTTTTGATGCTATAAGTCGATCCTTCCTGCAGAAGATGTCTAAAGCGAGAAGCTAGGTGTTTCTTGATTGTTGCATGCATGAGGTTTTCCTGCAACAAAGACTCAATGTATATAACTCTGGTGGGTGTAATCTTAAATAAATGTAATTTGCagatatatataatcatgtgGACATACCTTCTCGTCGATGAATATCATGTCAATACTAATGAGTTCCCCATTTTTCTGAGGATTGGTTGAATCCCAGAGTCTGCAGATCCTTACCCTGATTCTCCAGGTGTCATGAGTGTCGTTTAAATCTTTCAACATAGTGTATTCCATTGTTAAGGGTATGATGGTTTGCTGTATAAAAATCGAGGTGCTGTGTGTTATATGTAGGGATGGTTGTACATGAGTTGCTTATATAGAGGTTTTTTTAAACAGAAGAGTAGTCAGAATTGTGCATGGAATCAGACTTCTGTGTGGACTCTGTTTTCTAATCATGGGGAAGTAGTTTTCTAATAAGGCTTGAACTTGTTTTAATGTAACTGCGAAGTCTAATCACGTTAGGTTCATATTATTATCCTAGTCAGGAGTGTGGGATGTTCTTCTAGTCAATCACTatgaaggaatgaaaataaatataacaaaaaatccCTCAGAGCACTGATAGGATTTGATCAATATTCAAGTTCTAAGCTGCATTAAAGAGCCATGCCATTCCTTACTTTTTTCTGATTCTGATGCTCTGAGGTTGGCAAGTTAGATTTAGTGATGCAAATAGAAACCGGAAACAAATAATGCATAtagtgtttaatttatttttaaaaataaaacggagtTGCTGTATTTATTTCAATAGTttaataaattgttataaataattcttttgtcaaattttttttaaattttaaaaaacatgtatattaaacagggtttgtttttattttgattttttttgcgACACAAATaggttataatttatttttaatagaatATTTACATCGATTATGAAATTTAATAGGGTAAATTTTTTAGGTTTCTCATAaagttttttgaataatacattaaaaatgtatattatttctcacatttatttttgaattagtaAAAtacctatattttatttttacattagTAGTTGGAAGATAtgcttttatttgttttttaaatattttgtttaactGTCAAAATTGCTTAGATATTTTGCGATATAATTGGATAACAAATATAGAATTCTTGTGAATAGAatagaaataataaatttgtaagcttcgattattgaattaattaatgATTTTGGTGTTCATAAAAATATGTTGACTACAAATGACAAAATTTTCTTAAACATATTGTCCAAAATGTATTgacatttaattaatatattatcatatatttaattatgttatgTGTGATCATTAATTATATACTGTAGGTGTGTGTTATTCACTGACTTTAGATTTTTAAGGTTTGTAGAAATCTTGTATTGTGGAAAAAAATGCAAAGGAATCTTATATGGTTTCACATATAAATGGCCACATTAATCACGtggaatcaaaaaaaaatttttaaacaaaatagtATTGAAGCCATCTGGATAGGGAAATTGTACTCAGTGATTAGCTGAAGCTTCCTTTAAGGTCATCAATATGTATAGAGATAAAACTCCGTGGCTGCATTACTATCCCTGTGcaatcatagaacaaaatatgcGGACATTATGTGGCATCTCTACTATCATTTTTCCATCAGAAACCACTAACATAAGTTAGATTTCAGAAGATGTTTAAATCTCTATTAGAGCATAGACGTTTTGCTCCAAATAGGAATCTTGCAGCATAAATTGCAGCACTGGACATCCCAGTAGTTTGATGTAGAGATAtgatcaaaagaaaataaaattataaagtgTGTCTTACATTAGTAGAGAGTCAGGATTTTTATAATGCTCACATAATGAGTACATTAAAGGGAGAATATATGTGTAAGACAAATTGCCACATACATCATAAAACCAACGCTTGTTTTGGGATAATTTGACATTTCCGCTTCATAATCTTCATTTCTAAACTTCTCCGGTATTGAGGATGTTATCACCCTCCTATCAGCAGCgttgaaaaacaaatgaaagcaTTAGGATAATATGAATACAAGTATGAAACATATATAAACACCAATCCTGTGtcaaatatttcaattttcatataCTATCAAAAGAATATTCCTGAAGATAAAGAGGAAATAAGCTATTAAGTTTGAGGATTAATTAGGCAAATgatcataatctaaaattttatgtttaagTCCGTCGTGAAGTAACAATAGTTTAGACATATTTGCTTTTCCAGTAACATATAACTGAAGGCAACATGGTGTATAATATAAGTCTTAGTTAGGAGAGTTGGCGTACCTCTGTGTTTTCGATACATGGTGTAATATCCTCGAGAACTTCTTTGTAAACAATATTCTTTACAAAGGTTCTATCCGCCATTTCTTTATCAGCATTCATAATGATGAGTCCTTGTCTTGATGTCGCTCGAGATATAGCAACATAATACTGGCCATGACCGAAAACTTGGTTTGGAAGATACAGGCCGACGTGTTTGAGAGATTGTCCCTGGCTTTTATTGATTGTCATGACAAAACAGGGTGATACTGGTAGTTGTCTTCTGTTTAGTTTGAATGGCAATTTTGAATCGGTTGGGGACATAATAATCCGTGGTATTGTGATGTTCTGGCCTACATGTGTGCCTGAGATAATATCAGCCCTGATTGACCATTTGCCTAAACGGGTGATAAGCAATCTAGTTCCGTTGCACAAACCTTCTGTCTGGTTTAAGTTTCTGAGTAACATCACCGGAGTCCCTTCCTTCAGTTGTATGTCATGATTGGGAACACCGGGGAATTTCAAGCTGTGTAAAAATTCTGATGTACACAATTGGTCGTTATGTTCAGTTTTCATGCTTGCTTTGCATATGCTGTCCGAGCTCAGATATGTTCTGCTTTCTCCAGGAATTGTACTCATAATCATCTCATTCAACTCATGGACTGTTTCGTTTTTTGGTGTCAGTATTGCTCGTTCTGTCAAATATTCTGGATCATTATATTTCTGCAAAAGAGAGGGATAGATAGCTTGGATTATAGCTTTCATTGGATCTTCACATGGGTCTCCGCACAAATCTGGTGGTATTTTGACCAGTTCTCTGTCTATATCATCATAATTCGATCCATTTCCTATTTGTAACATCCAGTTGTCAAATGTCGCAATCTCTTCTTTATCAGCCTCGCTTATTTTTCCACTATGGAGCCTCATATTCTGATTCAGCTCGTATACTCTGAAGTGTGGCCATAGATAAGATGAAATTAGGGATGCATCAATAATTTCATCTTTTGTTCCTTTGGGAACTACGGGTAATATTTGACGAAAATCGCCCCCACATACTATTGTAAGCCCACCAAACGGCTTATCGGTGCTATGCTCAAATCTGGTTCTTAGGATATCCCTCAAGGACTTGTCCAGAGcttcaaaacaaaatttatttgtCATCGGTGCTTCATCCCAGATGATTAAAGAGGTCTTGAGCAGTAGTTTAGCTAAAGGGCTTCCGTGGCGAATCTCACAAGTTGACTCTGCTGTGATGTCAAGTGGGATATGGAAACGTGAATGGGCTGTCCTTCCATTAGGCATCAACAATGCTGCTATACCTGCAGTTGCAACAGGCAATACAATTTGCGATCTTGATCTTAGGTTTGAAATAATTGTGTTCCATAAATAGGTCTTTCCAGTACCACCATGGCCGCTAATGAAAAATAATCTGCCTTCGTCATTCTCAACAGATTTTAATATTGCTTCATAAGCTACTTTTTGGCAAGTGTTCAGAGCAGCATACAGATTTTCATGTTGTACCTTTAGTTTTGCAGTGTCATAATCCAGCTCTTCATTCACCAACCTGTTGCTTGAATCACTTAGTAATGATGTGTTAGGTTGAGGCATTCCGTCTATGTCTCTTAAACTTTTTCCAGACTTCTGCATTAGAGTTTCTAGTTCGACCAATGTATATGCTTCTACCTGTTCTTCAGTCAGTTTGAGCTCTTTGTTGTTGAATCTTTTCCTGTGTAGTGACGTTATATCTTCTGACAATGCAATGAAGCAATTTTTCCAAAGATGTGATGCGTCTGAAACTTGACAGTGTATGAGGATGGTGACAAATAGATTGCGCAGTTCATTGCCAGTTGCCCAGCCTGCAGCTTCATTCAAGCAGTCAATCCATTCTTTGTCATCATCCAGGAGTCCCAAAGCATAACATGCAGCTTTATAAGTTTTATACGTTACCCCATTCACCGTCCTTATACATTCGAAGGAAGTGCTACCTTTGACAAAGTTGAGAAGCATGCGCATGTAAAACCTCTCTCCAGATGAAGGATGAGCAAAATAAATTCTGCCAACTGATATGCCTTTTTTTCTCCTTGTCCATATTTTTTCTTTGGCGTTCCAAACCCAACGTGTTGGAAAATCTGAATAAGTCAATTGACGCGCATCCTCGTGAATTTTGTTCGTTTCTAGCCATTCTGTGAACTTGGTTTTGTCTACTCCGGGTCTATTAAGGACATTGTCGACACACTTGTCTTCTTCGAATATTATTGTATGTTCACCAGGGAGGTGGAAAGGTAATCTTTCAACTGATGGATGTCTATGATTTATGTCAAACTGGAAGATTCTCCAGCAAGCTTCAGCGGCTGATATGTATCTACAATCAAGGTATGCTTTGATCTCATCTATTCGTTCAACTGTATCAATGGATTCAAATGTTGCATTTGCTCTATCTGGCCCTTTGTTGACGTACTTGAATAGATACTTTATGGACCTTGAATAATTGCAGACTTCAATATTGATATGTGCATCAAATTTGACAATTAAATTCCTGTTGTAAGGAACCACAAAGCGATTGTCTAAGATTTTACCATTTTTCTTGATATGAATACCGGTGTTCCGTCTCTTGTATATCGGGAATCCATCAGAATCAAATGTTGTCTTGTCATTGTATTTCTTTGGAAAGTGTTTTGTACACTTGCCGTTTGCCATACACGGGGAGTTTTTGTTGAGCTTGCCACATGGTCCATGAAGCATAAAGTTTTTCACTGCATTATACCCATCAGGATCAACATTGAAGTCCGGAATTTCAGCGCTTACAATTTCATCGATTCGTGATGCTGTAGGATTTTTCATTACCGGATCCAAGAAGAGTAGAATGTGTGCATGCGGTAAGCCTCTTTTCTGAAATTCAATTGTGTATAAACCTGtaataacaatatataatacaataattaGTAAACGTTAAATAGATTTAACTAAATAATTGAGTATTTCCCATTCTGATCATATTAACACAGGCATAACATAAATTGTTTACCCTTGTCCATGTTTTTCCATTGaattgaaatataacataagatcTATTGACATATTTAAAATTACCAGGCTTCAAAAGCCTTCTATATTGTTCCCAAACAGTTTTGTGGATTCACATGGCTGCAAATATGACCAGCAACaaaattttgtttgttaatatgtAAAAAGTTGAGCTTTTGAAAGAAACTATATTTTGTTAACAGTTGTGTAGTTTAGTAGTGTTAAGCCATTAATGACCCGCACTGATTTCAAGAAAACTCTTTATAGTTCCATGCAAGTCTTGTATTTTTTGTACACTTTCCTACTCATTTTTAAGTACTTATGATAAAGCGACAGTGATACTGATTGATCCTGAGCCGGAGCTGGTTGAGAATATGTAGTCTGCACAACAGGTTGTGCACCATAAGATGCAGCAAGAGCATTGCTATAGGCTGGATCTTCAGTCCCTTGATATGCTCATAAGCAACGGTTTTTAAGATTGCCTAGcatgttattatatattctgCGTTTGTTGGTCCCCAGGTTTTATGCTGATTAGATGATTATTTTTATTGGTTATTATTAACTCAAATTCCAACCTAAACTACACAATCAAAGTTGTAGTTTTATATAAGAGGGGCTAGAAACAGGTTTATGGTTTGTCTTGAAACATTAGTGCAGGTATTTAATTTATGAGAATGATTAAACCTGTGTAGAATCTGGTAATTATGGTTGTAGTGTGCAGAGTTGCTTTTTTTTTCTCCACGAAAGAGTTGTTtttatttaagtgtatatatatatatatatatatatatatatatatatatatatatatatatatatatggttagaTATCCTTTTAGTTCTCTAGATATGAAATGTGTAGTTATTTTGATTCACAGGGCTGATTTGTCATAAAGATACAGGGAAAACATAAATTGGAAAAAAGAAAGTGCATTATTATAAGCTATAGTTATTGGTGGACAATTCTCTACGCCtctatttatattataagcTTGTAATTACATAGATAGAGACGAAGCatgatttattttcttttcacaCAATATAGGTTACTCAACATAAAAGAGGTTGATGAATTGGATACACACAAAAACATTAAAGGCTACTACTGAAAGGAAAAGAACTTACTTGCAATTATTTTTCCAAATGGtttttctttcttcagatctTGCATTAGTTGGAGTAGTTTTATGTGGAAAACCCGGCATATGATATCCAACCTATTTCTGTCATCTTTCTGCCCAATTAATTCCAGCATGTAATTTATTTCTGGCCACTTCGGGTTGCAGGTAAAAGTTATAAAAAGATCTGGATAACCCGCCCACTTGCAAATAGCCATTGCATCTTGATAATTTTGTACTCTGTATCTGGGGCCCCCGGTGTGTGATGAAGGCAGGATAATTGACTTCCCCACTCTTGAACAATTCGAATCACCTCTATGAACGGCATCCATTAGTCCTGAGTAGAGGTCTGAccttaatttattttgattcaGTCGTATCCAGCGAAATCTCTCTTCTTCAATTGTCATGTAACAATCCACTATATATTGTTGCAGGAGTCTGCCGCTTCGAAGAAGAGTGTGACCCTCATTCAATCTTTGTTGTAATCTAAAGCAATAATACTGGCACATTGTTAAATTTTTTCCATCTCTTAAAGTTATTCCAAGTCTATATCCATCTTCACCATAGGGATGTATCAATGGATATGTCATGGCCATGTAGCTTGGATGTAAATCACTTATTTGTTCTGGACCGCGAGTTTTGTGGTGTACAATAACATCACGTTTATAGTTTTTCTTATCAATATCACCCACAATCAAGCCAGCTATCTCGGAACTTGTAGGCATGTCATATTGCCGACCATCTTGAGCTCTGTTGCCAGGAATTCGCAATTGAAAGGAAGTTTCTGGTCCATTTTTATATCTGTCTCGAGCCTTCCTGAAGGATTCAACCAAATGATTTTTTTCATCCAGCATTCTAGATATTTGAGAGACAATTTCTTCATCAATGTCTTCATTGGGACCATTCTTTTGCATTGTTGCTATTCTATTTctaacttcattttcagtgtCGTAGATATAGAGCTGTGCATATTTTGGTCGTTGATCTTTTTCCGGGATTAATGAACCAATAAAATGAATATTTACACCACTTGCTCGAAACACAAACGGACCTCTCCTTCTATTTATAGCACTGTCGACTCGGACTCCCAAAGATGTCATTGCAAACATGCAGTTATAAGCCCTTATGTTTTCCATGAATTTGATTCCCTTCTTTCCAGATTCAGGTGATTGC of Daucus carota subsp. sativus chromosome 3, DH1 v3.0, whole genome shotgun sequence contains these proteins:
- the LOC135151357 gene encoding uncharacterized protein LOC135151357, encoding MEYTMLKDLNDTHDTWRIRVRICRLWDSTNPQKNGELISIDMIFIDEKENLMHATIKKHLASRFRHLLQEGSTYSIKNLQVVKATGDYRPLSSEFKCIFLATTSPKKLQEDTVQIPRHGFQFVMPDDIESRLNDPAILTDVVGLLSGIGEVDIVGNNWKKRDLHIITNHSVNATITLWGKHIEQFDPKIYKEEDSPHIIIVTSTTIKKFKGAVSFNSTNNSKIYMNLDIPYVMTLRERFAQHSTKLKFIESSNSNKYTLEEKMFFHRMSIKELVDSKWSEDL
- the LOC108217509 gene encoding uncharacterized protein LOC108217509 — translated: MDGYDISTQTQHLRRHISALARQERILKMQIKKHPSRANHNKTLIEKKICKHSRFRRKISLIQNRFKNNLQQRISSMDIIVKYYTRTMRAMILQTPTESFERNDDISQKSTPMEVNSIRIEANPSRTANRFNENIGQNSTQRELESTLPKANTSRTAPRFNDDIGQNSTPMEVDSILPEANPSMTANRFNENIGQNSTQMELESTLLEADTSRTAHRFNENIGRNSTQMELESTLPEADTSETAHRFNENIGQNSTQMEQESTLPEANTSETAHRFNGVYKKPWNFGPPTYVCTYCGAMLWYEERIEKTRTHLQPKFTFCCMEGRVQIPLLRQPPELLKYLQSPESGKKGIKFMENIRAYNCMFAMTSLGVRVDSAINRRRGPFVFRASGVNIHFIGSLIPEKDQRPKYAQLYIYDTENEVRNRIATMQKNGPNEDIDEEIVSQISRMLDEKNHLVESFRKARDRYKNGPETSFQLRIPGNRAQDGRQYDMPTSSEIAGLIVGDIDKKNYKRDVIVHHKTRGPEQISDLHPSYMAMTYPLIHPYGEDGYRLGITLRDGKNLTMCQYYCFRLQQRLNEGHTLLRSGRLLQQYIVDCYMTIEEERFRWIRLNQNKLRSDLYSGLMDAVHRGDSNCSRVGKSIILPSSHTGGPRYRVQNYQDAMAICKWAGYPDLFITFTCNPKWPEINYMLELIGQKDDRNRLDIICRVFHIKLLQLMQDLKKEKPFGKIIASLYTIEFQKRGLPHAHILLFLDPVMKNPTASRIDEIVSAEIPDFNVDPDGYNAVKNFMLHGPCGKLNKNSPCMANGKCTKHFPKKYNDKTTFDSDGFPIYKRRNTGIHIKKNGKILDNRFVVPYNRNLIVKFDAHINIEVCNYSRSIKYLFKYVNKGPDRANATFESIDTVERIDEIKAYLDCRYISAAEACWRIFQFDINHRHPSVERLPFHLPGEHTIIFEEDKCVDNVLNRPGVDKTKFTEWLETNKIHEDARQLTYSDFPTRWVWNAKEKIWTRRKKGISVGRIYFAHPSSGERFYMRMLLNFVKGSTSFECIRTVNGVTYKTYKAACYALGLLDDDKEWIDCLNEAAGWATGNELRNLFVTILIHCQVSDASHLWKNCFIALSEDITSLHRKRFNNKELKLTEEQVEAYTLVELETLMQKSGKSLRDIDGMPQPNTSLLSDSSNRLVNEELDYDTAKLKVQHENLYAALNTCQKVAYEAILKSVENDEGRLFFISGHGGTGKTYLWNTIISNLRSRSQIVLPVATAGIAALLMPNGRTAHSRFHIPLDITAESTCEIRHGSPLAKLLLKTSLIIWDEAPMTNKFCFEALDKSLRDILRTRFEHSTDKPFGGLTIVCGGDFRQILPVVPKGTKDEIIDASLISSYLWPHFRVYELNQNMRLHSGKISEADKEEIATFDNWMLQIGNGSNYDDIDRELNI
- the LOC108213764 gene encoding uncharacterized protein LOC108213764, with the protein product MFKVHVHIKDHTGTTTLTLFNNIVERLLDTSAKKLVNKLTSGDSDLPKELNTLIGKEFIYRLRLNHYNFKQGYANYTVSETYEPRKCLEHEYESKKALEIRANVKDKLTCNDGMEPPRECGKRKASMIDDAEESGGNKVEGGVKPTVEVRKRRKMVVLDDDDDDDANDNGDAN